The Flavobacterium faecale genome has a segment encoding these proteins:
- the purL gene encoding phosphoribosylformylglycinamidine synthase codes for MIHFFENQSKTVFAVQTQDKISAENISKLNWLFADANKIEKSALTDFFVGPRATMITPWSTNAVEITQNMGIEGIIRIEEFHPATADFNDFDPMLSQKYPELNQDIFTINIAPEAILEIDDIAAYNKQEGLALSPEEEQYLNDLATKLDRKLTDSEIFAFSQANSEHCRHKIFNGTFVIDGVEKDTSLFKLIKKTSQEFPGAIVSAYKDNVAFVKGPRVQQFAPKSADKADFYETKEFDSVISLKAETHNFPTTVEPFNGAATGAGGEIRDRLAGGQGSLPLAGTAVYMTSYSRLEANRPWEEAMTERKWLYQTPMDILIKASNGASDFGNKFGQPLITGSVLTFEHEQYDKLSASSRKLGFDKVIMQAGGIGYGKLEQAIKHKPQVGDKIVILGGENYRIGMGGAAVSSADTGAFSTGIELNAIQRSNPEMQKRAANAIRGMVESDINPIVSIHDHGAGGHLNCLSELVEDTGGLIDLDKLPVGDPTLSAKEIIGNESQERMGLVIAQKDIDILQRIADRERSPMYQVGDVTGDHRFTFESKTTGAKPMDYALEDFFGSSPKVVITDKTIDRKYTELDYSVKNISTYLEQVLQLEAVACKDWLTNKVDRCVGGKVAKQQCAGPLQLPLNNCGVMALDYLGIEGIATSIGHSPIAALIDPVAGSRTAIAESLSNIVWAPIKGGLDGLSLSANWMWACKNEGEDARLYAAVKGCSDFAIELGINIPTGKDSLSMKQKYPNDEVIAPGTVIISAAGNCTDIKKVVEPVLQRDGGSIYYINLSQDEFKLGGSSFAQTLNKIGTEVPTIKDAAFFKKAFNSLQELIGDNQILAGHDIGSGGLITTLLEMCFADVNLGAKIDFSVFEEKDIIKYLFAENIAVVFQAKDDVAVEALLNKNGVEFFKLGTVTNEATLNFGPCKHDIAKYRDIWFKTSFLLDQKQAKNGTAQARFDNYKNQALQFTFPTHFTGKKPVIDASKPRPIAAVIREKGSNSEREFANAMYLAGFDVKDIHMTDLISGRENLEDVQFIGAVGGFSNSDVLGSAKGWAGAFLYNEKANTALKNFFKREDTLSVGICNGCQLFMELELINPEHEVHGKMLHNDSHKHESIFTSVTVNENKSVMLSSLAGSTLGVWVSHGEGKFNLPEAKDNYNIVGTYGYDSYPANPNGSDYNTAMLCDTTGRHLVMMPHIERSTFQWNWANYPKDRNDEVSPWHEAFVNARKWIENK; via the coding sequence ATGATTCATTTCTTTGAAAACCAAAGCAAAACCGTTTTTGCCGTACAGACGCAAGACAAAATTTCGGCTGAAAACATATCAAAATTAAACTGGCTTTTTGCAGACGCAAATAAAATAGAAAAATCCGCTTTGACGGATTTTTTTGTTGGTCCACGCGCCACTATGATCACGCCATGGAGCACCAATGCGGTAGAAATTACCCAGAATATGGGAATCGAAGGCATTATTAGAATTGAAGAATTCCATCCTGCGACTGCAGATTTCAATGATTTTGACCCAATGCTTTCGCAAAAATATCCCGAGCTAAATCAAGATATTTTCACCATCAACATCGCTCCAGAAGCTATTTTGGAAATTGATGATATAGCGGCTTATAACAAACAAGAAGGTTTGGCCTTGAGTCCAGAAGAGGAACAATATTTGAATGATTTAGCGACTAAATTAGATCGAAAATTAACCGATTCTGAGATATTTGCTTTCTCACAAGCGAACTCTGAGCACTGTCGTCACAAGATCTTCAACGGAACTTTCGTGATTGATGGCGTAGAAAAAGACACCTCTCTTTTCAAATTAATCAAGAAAACATCACAGGAATTTCCTGGTGCTATCGTTTCGGCTTACAAAGACAACGTGGCTTTTGTAAAAGGACCAAGAGTGCAGCAATTTGCACCAAAAAGTGCCGACAAAGCCGATTTTTATGAGACCAAAGAATTTGATTCGGTAATCTCATTAAAAGCAGAAACACACAATTTCCCAACTACCGTAGAGCCTTTCAACGGTGCTGCAACTGGAGCTGGTGGAGAAATCAGAGACCGTTTGGCAGGTGGACAAGGTTCGTTACCTCTAGCAGGAACAGCTGTTTACATGACCTCGTACTCGCGCCTTGAAGCCAATCGCCCTTGGGAAGAGGCTATGACCGAAAGAAAATGGTTGTACCAAACACCAATGGACATTTTAATTAAAGCTTCCAACGGAGCGTCTGACTTTGGAAATAAATTTGGGCAACCGTTAATCACAGGTTCTGTTTTAACATTTGAACACGAACAGTACGACAAGCTCAGTGCGTCAAGTAGAAAATTAGGTTTCGACAAAGTCATCATGCAAGCAGGTGGAATTGGTTACGGAAAACTAGAACAAGCAATCAAACACAAACCACAAGTAGGTGACAAAATCGTTATCCTTGGTGGAGAAAATTATAGAATTGGAATGGGTGGAGCGGCAGTTTCTTCTGCAGATACAGGTGCTTTTAGTACGGGTATCGAGTTGAACGCGATCCAACGTTCGAATCCAGAAATGCAAAAACGTGCTGCCAATGCTATTCGTGGAATGGTAGAAAGCGACATTAACCCAATTGTATCGATTCACGATCACGGTGCAGGTGGACATCTAAACTGTCTTTCTGAACTAGTTGAAGACACTGGAGGTTTAATCGATTTGGACAAACTACCTGTTGGTGACCCTACCCTTTCGGCTAAGGAAATCATCGGAAACGAATCGCAAGAAAGAATGGGATTGGTTATCGCTCAAAAAGATATTGACATTTTGCAGCGCATCGCTGACCGTGAGCGCTCGCCAATGTACCAAGTGGGTGATGTAACGGGAGATCACCGTTTTACTTTCGAATCAAAAACTACTGGTGCAAAACCAATGGATTATGCTTTGGAAGATTTCTTCGGTAGTTCGCCAAAAGTGGTTATCACAGACAAAACTATCGATAGAAAATATACGGAATTAGATTATTCAGTAAAAAACATTTCCACTTACCTAGAGCAAGTATTGCAACTAGAAGCAGTAGCGTGTAAAGACTGGTTGACAAACAAAGTAGACCGTTGTGTGGGTGGTAAAGTAGCCAAACAACAATGTGCTGGACCTTTGCAATTGCCGTTGAACAACTGTGGGGTAATGGCCTTGGATTATTTAGGTATAGAAGGAATTGCAACTTCAATAGGACACTCTCCTATCGCTGCTTTGATCGATCCTGTGGCTGGAAGTAGAACTGCGATTGCAGAATCGCTTTCGAATATTGTTTGGGCACCTATCAAAGGTGGTTTGGACGGACTTTCATTATCTGCCAACTGGATGTGGGCTTGTAAAAACGAAGGGGAAGACGCTCGTTTGTACGCTGCTGTAAAAGGTTGTTCTGATTTTGCAATCGAATTGGGAATCAATATTCCAACTGGAAAAGATTCGCTTTCTATGAAACAAAAATATCCTAATGACGAAGTAATTGCACCGGGAACGGTTATTATTTCGGCTGCAGGAAATTGTACAGATATCAAAAAAGTAGTAGAACCTGTTTTGCAAAGAGACGGTGGTTCTATTTACTACATCAACTTGTCGCAAGACGAATTCAAATTGGGAGGTTCTTCTTTCGCACAAACGTTGAACAAAATTGGTACCGAAGTTCCAACTATCAAAGATGCTGCTTTCTTCAAAAAAGCATTCAATAGCTTGCAAGAATTAATTGGTGACAACCAAATTTTGGCAGGTCACGATATCGGAAGCGGTGGTTTGATTACTACTTTACTCGAAATGTGTTTTGCAGACGTGAACTTAGGAGCTAAGATTGATTTCTCTGTTTTCGAAGAAAAAGACATCATCAAATACCTATTTGCAGAAAATATCGCGGTGGTTTTCCAAGCCAAAGACGATGTAGCTGTAGAGGCATTATTAAATAAAAACGGAGTAGAATTCTTCAAATTAGGAACTGTTACCAACGAGGCAACTTTAAACTTTGGTCCTTGTAAACATGATATTGCGAAATACAGAGACATTTGGTTCAAAACTTCTTTCCTTTTAGACCAAAAACAAGCTAAAAACGGAACAGCGCAAGCTCGTTTCGATAATTATAAAAACCAAGCGTTACAGTTTACTTTTCCAACGCATTTTACAGGAAAAAAACCAGTAATCGATGCTTCAAAACCACGTCCTATTGCAGCGGTAATTCGTGAAAAAGGAAGTAATTCGGAGCGTGAATTCGCAAACGCTATGTACTTGGCAGGTTTTGATGTTAAAGACATTCATATGACCGACTTGATTTCGGGTCGTGAAAACTTAGAAGACGTACAATTCATCGGTGCTGTTGGAGGTTTCTCTAACTCAGATGTATTGGGTTCTGCCAAAGGTTGGGCGGGTGCTTTCTTGTACAACGAAAAAGCAAACACGGCGTTGAAAAACTTCTTCAAAAGAGAAGACACTTTATCTGTCGGAATTTGCAACGGTTGCCAATTGTTCATGGAATTGGAATTAATCAATCCTGAGCACGAAGTACACGGAAAAATGTTGCACAACGACAGTCATAAACACGA
- a CDS encoding endonuclease: protein MKLKLLLLLVLLGVLGHAQIPANYYISSNGTGYALKTQLYNIIKNHTVKSYDELYTTYQTSDRDYFYENDGTVLDMYSEKPSAKDPYNYSSGSTQRCGSYSSEGNCYNREHIIPQSSFNSSSPMVSDAHFITPTDGKVNGQRSNYPHGNVATASWTSLNGSKLGTSAESGYTGTVFEPIDEFKGDIARMYFYFATRYETTVSGYSYPMFNGTSNQVFTTTFLNMLLAWNALDPVSPREIARNNAIYAIQNNRNPYIDHPEYVQKVWNPTTDTTAPSAPTNLAAANTTQTNTNLSWTAATDNIAVTTYEVYQGTILKATVTNTNYAVTGLSAATTYNFIVKAKDAAGNTSSSSNTLLVTTSSNTSNTATDLYFSEYVEGSANNKALEISNATTSTVNLSIYSIKKQTNGSGSWSTGIPLSGNLSKGNKYIIVNSSITTNCYSTAAANISTTAAEMTFNGNDAVGLFKNGILIDIIGTFNGGTSNFAADVTLRRKASITSPNTQFNKTGEWDTFSSDTCNNLGSKTVQAITKSAISKDEADADEVLIYPNPSQGNFTVYNSNMPFSVTIYNILGQFIQQENSSNSSTIQLTNIPTGTYLIKVSDETHTTIKKILIN from the coding sequence ATGAAACTAAAATTACTTCTTTTACTAGTGTTACTAGGTGTTCTTGGCCATGCACAAATTCCAGCAAATTACTATATTAGCTCTAACGGAACAGGTTATGCTTTGAAAACCCAACTTTACAATATCATTAAAAATCATACCGTCAAATCATATGACGAATTGTATACCACCTACCAAACTTCTGACAGGGATTATTTTTACGAAAATGACGGAACGGTTTTGGACATGTATAGTGAAAAGCCAAGCGCAAAGGATCCCTATAATTATAGCTCAGGCAGCACACAGCGTTGTGGAAGTTATAGTTCGGAAGGAAATTGCTACAATAGAGAACATATTATACCACAATCCTCCTTTAACTCAAGTTCTCCTATGGTGTCAGATGCACATTTTATAACACCTACTGACGGAAAGGTAAATGGTCAACGCTCTAATTATCCACACGGTAACGTTGCTACCGCAAGTTGGACCTCATTAAATGGTAGTAAATTAGGAACAAGTGCAGAATCAGGTTATACGGGAACTGTTTTTGAACCTATAGATGAATTTAAAGGTGATATAGCCCGAATGTATTTTTACTTTGCCACCCGTTATGAAACCACAGTTTCTGGATATTCGTATCCAATGTTTAATGGTACTAGCAACCAAGTTTTCACAACTACTTTTTTAAACATGCTATTAGCTTGGAATGCACTTGACCCAGTAAGTCCGAGAGAAATAGCCCGTAACAATGCTATTTATGCAATTCAAAATAACAGAAATCCGTATATTGACCATCCCGAATATGTGCAAAAAGTATGGAATCCGACGACTGACACAACAGCACCAAGTGCTCCTACTAATTTAGCAGCAGCTAATACAACGCAAACGAATACAAACCTATCATGGACAGCCGCAACTGATAATATTGCTGTGACTACATACGAAGTCTACCAAGGTACAATACTAAAAGCAACCGTTACCAACACAAATTATGCAGTAACAGGCTTAAGCGCTGCTACAACATATAATTTTATTGTTAAAGCAAAAGATGCTGCCGGGAACACTTCTAGCTCTAGCAACACCCTACTCGTTACTACATCATCTAATACATCAAATACAGCTACAGACTTATACTTTTCAGAATATGTTGAAGGTTCTGCAAACAACAAGGCACTTGAAATCTCGAATGCAACAACTAGTACAGTCAATTTAAGTATCTACAGTATTAAAAAACAAACAAACGGTTCAGGATCTTGGAGCACAGGAATACCGCTGAGTGGAAATTTAAGTAAAGGAAATAAATACATAATTGTAAACAGTTCAATAACTACAAACTGTTATTCTACTGCTGCTGCAAACATAAGTACAACTGCTGCAGAAATGACTTTTAACGGAAATGATGCTGTTGGTTTATTTAAAAATGGCATCCTAATTGACATTATAGGAACTTTTAACGGTGGTACTTCTAATTTTGCAGCAGACGTAACTTTAAGAAGGAAAGCTTCTATTACCTCTCCAAATACTCAATTTAATAAAACTGGAGAATGGGATACATTTTCTTCAGACACTTGCAACAATTTAGGTAGTAAGACAGTACAAGCAATTACAAAAAGTGCGATTAGCAAAGATGAAGCTGACGCAGATGAAGTGCTAATTTACCCAAATCCTTCCCAAGGTAATTTCACAGTTTACAACTCCAATATGCCATTTTCTGTTACCATTTATAATATTTTGGGACAATTTATTCAACAAGAAAACAGTAGCAATAGCAGCACGATACAATTAACAAATATACCTACAGGAACCTACCTAATTAAGGTTTCAGATGAAACTCATACCACAATCAAAAAGATTCTGATCAACTAA
- a CDS encoding endonuclease — MKLKLLFLLALLGVVGHAQIPPNYYSNSTGTGYTLKTQLYNIIKDHTVKSYGDLYTTYQTSDIDNYYENDGSVLDMYSEKPNGTDPYNYSIASTQRCGNYSAEGDCYNREHIIPQSTFGSNSPMVSDAHFITPTDGKVNGIRSNYPHGIVATATTTTLNGSKLGTSAVPNYTGSVFEPIDEFKGDIARMYFYFATRYETTVSTYPYAMFNGTRTQVFTTDFLNMLLAWSAMDPVNQREIDRNNAIYAQQGNRNPYIDHPEYVQQVWNAAPDTQAPTAASNLLVTNSTATTISLSWTAGTDDVAVTSYGIYVDGILKTSVNNTTATVQNLSPSTSYSIYVVARDAANNAAPASNTVSGTTTAPIIDTESPTAPTALASTSSTSTSVTLSWGESTDNVGVTGYDVYVNGTLSLSTTGNTAHITNLTASTAYTFYVIAKDAAANYSTASNSIMVTTPEKSAVAEFCATENFETIPANNGSYLTRTWTNNGITWTATDARTDQPLNATRAITIRNGSLTSSTVENGIHDLKVTTQLIYSGTSGTFIVRVNGNAVGTVPYSDTATTTTIPGIDVTGNVVISFTDNSSSNKNRVIFDDLSWSCYTEDLAVTDFDRNTFSVYPNPVNDQLFIENDNQPFSMEIYSTVGQLIKTQTSTDGARITVKNLNKGIYFVKVKAGKKSVTKKIIVN; from the coding sequence ATGAAACTAAAATTACTTTTTTTACTAGCATTGTTAGGTGTAGTTGGACACGCGCAAATTCCACCAAATTATTATAGCAACTCTACAGGAACGGGCTATACATTGAAAACCCAATTGTACAATATCATTAAAGATCATACTGTAAAAAGCTATGGCGATTTGTACACTACCTACCAAACTTCGGATATAGATAATTATTACGAGAATGATGGTTCAGTATTGGATATGTATTCTGAGAAACCAAATGGTACTGATCCTTACAATTACTCAATAGCAAGCACACAGCGTTGTGGAAACTATTCAGCAGAAGGAGATTGTTATAATAGAGAACATATTATTCCGCAATCCACTTTTGGATCGAATTCTCCAATGGTTTCTGACGCTCACTTTATTACTCCTACAGATGGAAAAGTAAACGGAATTCGATCAAACTATCCTCATGGAATAGTTGCTACCGCTACCACAACAACATTAAACGGAAGTAAACTTGGTACAAGTGCTGTACCAAATTATACTGGATCCGTTTTTGAACCAATTGACGAATTCAAAGGAGATATTGCTCGTATGTACTTTTATTTTGCTACGCGTTACGAAACTACGGTTTCAACCTATCCGTACGCTATGTTTAACGGAACAAGAACTCAAGTGTTCACGACCGATTTCTTGAACATGCTTTTGGCATGGAGCGCAATGGACCCCGTAAATCAAAGAGAAATTGATCGAAACAACGCTATCTATGCACAACAAGGTAACAGAAATCCATATATTGACCATCCTGAATATGTACAACAAGTTTGGAATGCAGCTCCTGATACACAAGCACCTACAGCAGCTAGCAATTTACTTGTAACCAATAGTACAGCAACGACAATTTCTCTTAGTTGGACTGCAGGAACTGATGATGTGGCTGTAACAAGTTACGGTATATACGTTGATGGCATTTTGAAAACCTCAGTAAACAACACTACAGCAACAGTACAAAATCTTTCCCCTTCGACCTCCTATTCTATTTATGTTGTAGCTAGAGATGCAGCAAACAATGCGGCACCGGCGAGCAATACTGTAAGCGGAACAACTACCGCTCCTATTATTGATACAGAAAGTCCAACGGCTCCAACTGCTTTGGCTAGTACCTCAAGTACATCTACATCAGTTACGTTGAGTTGGGGCGAAAGCACAGATAATGTAGGTGTTACTGGATATGATGTATACGTAAATGGTACATTAAGTTTAAGTACAACGGGTAATACGGCGCATATTACAAACTTAACAGCATCGACTGCCTATACATTTTATGTAATTGCAAAAGATGCTGCTGCAAACTATTCAACTGCAAGCAATTCTATAATGGTTACTACTCCAGAAAAATCAGCTGTAGCAGAATTTTGCGCCACTGAGAATTTTGAGACTATACCTGCTAATAATGGTAGTTATTTGACTAGAACTTGGACCAATAATGGGATAACCTGGACTGCTACCGATGCTCGTACTGACCAACCCCTGAATGCAACAAGAGCAATTACTATTCGTAACGGATCTTTAACCTCATCAACGGTAGAAAATGGAATCCACGACCTTAAAGTCACTACTCAACTTATTTACTCGGGTACATCTGGGACATTTATAGTTCGAGTAAATGGAAATGCAGTAGGAACGGTACCATATAGTGATACTGCAACAACTACCACAATCCCTGGAATTGACGTGACAGGAAATGTGGTGATCAGTTTTACAGACAACAGCAGTAGTAATAAAAACAGAGTAATTTTTGACGATTTGAGTTGGTCTTGTTATACCGAAGATTTGGCTGTAACTGATTTTGACAGAAATACGTTTAGTGTATATCCAAACCCAGTAAACGATCAGTTGTTTATTGAAAATGATAATCAACCATTCTCAATGGAGATCTACTCAACCGTAGGTCAACTAATTAAGACACAAACTAGCACTGACGGAGCTAGAATTACTGTAAAAAACTTGAACAAAGGAATCTATTTTGTTAAAGTTAAAGCGGGTAAAAAATCCGTAACAAAAAAAATAATTGTGAATTAA
- a CDS encoding right-handed parallel beta-helix repeat-containing protein: MRYFSFLLFAGLLLALGSCRTDFETVASKGELAFSRDTIYLDTVFSNIGSSTYTLKVYNHSKNDINIPTINLGKRSNSKYRMTVDGMTGVNGKEFSNVTLLAKDSLYIFIETTAAATDANPTDFLYTDNIEFDAGTNLQKVELVTLIQDAVFLYPQKFIDGSTETVTINDEKTYGFYLDESDAINGNELNFSNKKPYVIYGYAAVPEGKTVTFAAGARVHFHADSGLIVSKNASLKINGTTSTTDKLEGEVLFEGDRLEPLYDNIPGQWGTIWLQNGTKNNSINHLTLKNATIGLLIENNTDQLTIENSQIYDCTNYGILAKSALITGQNLVINSAGQASLACTYGGDYKFTHCTFNNNWNGNSPTSVLVNNFELGATPEVKNLTQATFNNCIIYGSYSNHLSLSKKDAATFNYSFNNCLIKYFGSSTNALYQFTTDSAHYTNIILNQDPAFYKTSLNNFNIDATSAAFAKGNSSYLIPTDITGATRSLPPDLGAYQTKEFPKKT, from the coding sequence ATGCGTTATTTTTCTTTTTTACTTTTTGCTGGATTGCTCCTTGCTTTGGGTTCATGTCGTACCGATTTTGAAACCGTTGCTAGCAAAGGAGAATTGGCTTTTTCTAGAGACACTATTTACTTGGACACTGTTTTTTCAAACATTGGATCAAGCACTTACACGTTAAAAGTATACAATCATTCTAAGAACGATATTAACATACCAACAATAAATTTGGGCAAGCGGTCCAACTCAAAATACCGCATGACTGTTGATGGAATGACTGGCGTGAACGGAAAAGAATTTAGCAATGTGACTTTGTTGGCCAAAGACAGTTTGTATATTTTCATCGAAACTACCGCTGCCGCTACGGATGCAAACCCTACTGATTTTTTATATACTGATAATATTGAATTTGATGCTGGAACCAATTTGCAAAAAGTAGAATTGGTGACTCTTATTCAAGATGCTGTTTTTTTATATCCACAAAAATTTATTGATGGATCGACCGAAACGGTAACTATTAATGATGAGAAAACATACGGATTCTACTTGGACGAAAGCGATGCTATAAACGGAAATGAATTGAATTTTTCGAATAAAAAGCCTTACGTCATCTACGGATATGCAGCCGTACCCGAAGGCAAGACCGTTACATTTGCGGCTGGTGCTCGTGTGCACTTCCATGCGGATTCGGGTTTAATTGTATCAAAAAATGCCAGTTTAAAAATCAACGGAACAACCTCAACCACCGATAAACTTGAAGGAGAAGTCCTTTTTGAAGGAGACCGACTAGAACCTTTGTACGATAATATTCCTGGGCAATGGGGTACAATTTGGCTTCAGAATGGCACCAAAAACAACAGCATCAATCATTTGACTTTAAAAAATGCAACTATTGGATTATTGATCGAAAACAATACTGACCAACTAACCATAGAAAACAGTCAAATTTACGATTGTACCAATTATGGCATATTGGCGAAAAGCGCATTAATCACGGGCCAAAATCTCGTAATCAACTCAGCGGGTCAAGCTAGTCTAGCATGCACATACGGAGGCGATTACAAATTTACACATTGTACATTCAATAACAATTGGAATGGTAATAGTCCCACATCTGTGCTAGTAAACAACTTTGAACTGGGCGCAACACCCGAGGTAAAAAATCTTACTCAAGCCACTTTTAATAACTGCATCATCTATGGCTCCTACTCCAATCATTTAAGTTTAAGCAAAAAAGACGCTGCAACTTTCAACTATTCCTTCAATAATTGCTTGATTAAATATTTTGGTAGTAGTACGAATGCACTTTATCAATTTACAACAGATAGCGCCCATTATACCAATATAATTTTAAACCAAGATCCGGCATTCTACAAAACGAGTCTAAACAATTTTAATATCGATGCTACTTCTGCCGCTTTCGCGAAAGGTAATTCTTCGTATTTAATTCCGACCGACATTACAGGAGCGACAAGAAGTCTTCCTCCAGACCTAGGAGCCTACCAAACTAAAGAATTCCCAAAGAAAACATAA
- a CDS encoding PaaI family thioesterase, giving the protein MTLDKAKMLEQCNAISKNTLMETLNIEYIDAGEDFLVARMPVTPTVHQPMGLLHGGASVALAESVGSTASHFFINAKEQEVRGIEISANHLKSIREGFVYGTAKLIHKGRTIHLWEIKITNEAGELISLCKLSNIVLDKKPQVK; this is encoded by the coding sequence ATGACATTAGACAAAGCGAAAATGCTGGAACAATGCAACGCTATTTCCAAAAACACTTTGATGGAAACTTTGAATATTGAGTATATAGATGCTGGTGAGGATTTTTTGGTAGCGCGTATGCCTGTAACACCTACTGTGCATCAGCCCATGGGATTGCTTCACGGAGGCGCATCGGTAGCCTTGGCAGAAAGTGTAGGTAGTACAGCCTCTCATTTTTTTATAAATGCGAAAGAACAAGAAGTACGAGGTATCGAAATATCAGCCAATCACCTCAAGAGTATTCGTGAAGGATTTGTTTATGGCACCGCAAAATTAATACATAAAGGAAGAACGATTCATCTTTGGGAAATTAAAATCACCAATGAAGCAGGAGAACTTATTTCGCTATGTAAACTTTCCAATATCGTTCTGGATAAAAAGCCACAGGTTAAATAA
- a CDS encoding isochorismate synthase: protein MIDFFIKVKQQEAQDLPFVLFKKPNKKKLVGFFQNNDHLYFAENFKERGFVFAPFDGNQMLLIPKEESVRWETKISLSKDFSVNDIEVASEDDVDSKQYFENLVRKGIQGIANGDFHKVVASREEVVAVPDFDLVTVFKKLIQYYPSAFCYCWYHPKIGLWMGATPERLLKANKKRFYTMALAGTKIGDDIDNVEWKPKEKEEQQIVTDFILENLKDKTSEVAVSSPYTLKAGKLLHIITDIEGVINKNSNLSDVVKVLHPTPAVCGLPKEKAKAFILANENYDRSYYTGFLGELNIKEFDKHQSKSDLYVNLRCMNIKNKEAHLYIGCGITKDSVPEKEWKESVNKATTMKRVL from the coding sequence ATGATTGATTTTTTTATAAAAGTAAAGCAGCAGGAAGCGCAAGATTTGCCTTTTGTTCTTTTTAAAAAACCAAATAAAAAGAAATTGGTTGGTTTTTTTCAAAATAATGATCATCTGTATTTTGCAGAAAACTTCAAGGAACGAGGATTTGTTTTTGCGCCTTTTGACGGAAATCAAATGTTGCTTATTCCAAAGGAAGAGTCGGTACGTTGGGAAACGAAAATTTCGTTATCCAAAGATTTTTCAGTTAATGATATCGAAGTAGCAAGCGAGGACGATGTAGACTCTAAGCAGTATTTTGAAAATTTAGTTCGAAAGGGAATTCAAGGAATAGCTAATGGTGATTTTCACAAAGTAGTGGCTTCGAGAGAAGAAGTTGTTGCTGTGCCTGATTTTGATCTGGTAACCGTTTTTAAAAAATTGATTCAGTATTATCCTAGTGCGTTTTGTTACTGTTGGTACCATCCCAAAATTGGTTTATGGATGGGTGCTACACCCGAACGTTTATTAAAAGCCAACAAAAAACGATTCTATACCATGGCATTGGCTGGAACCAAAATTGGCGATGATATTGATAATGTGGAGTGGAAACCAAAAGAAAAGGAAGAACAGCAGATTGTGACTGATTTTATTTTAGAAAATCTGAAAGATAAAACCTCAGAAGTAGCTGTTTCGAGTCCGTATACATTGAAGGCGGGGAAGCTTTTGCATATTATCACCGATATTGAAGGTGTAATTAATAAAAATTCTAATTTAAGCGACGTGGTCAAGGTATTGCATCCCACACCAGCAGTATGTGGCTTGCCCAAAGAAAAAGCCAAAGCATTTATTTTAGCTAACGAAAATTATGACCGAAGTTATTATACGGGGTTTTTGGGCGAATTGAATATTAAAGAATTTGATAAGCACCAAAGCAAGTCAGATTTGTATGTTAATTTGCGATGCATGAATATCAAGAATAAAGAAGCGCATTTGTACATAGGTTGCGGTATCACCAAAGATAGTGTGCCCGAAAAAGAGTGGAAGGAAAGCGTAAACAAGGCTACGACAATGAAACGTGTTTTATAA